A section of the Alkalihalobacillus sp. LMS39 genome encodes:
- a CDS encoding xylan 1,4-beta-xylosidase: MKHITVGTRKTTFKKNWKFCVGTGRLGLALQNDYLDHLKLVQEKIGFQYIRGHGLLHDDVGIYREIEVNGEKKPFYNFTYINRIFDSYLQLGIKPFVEIGFMPEKLSSSEETVFTWKGNISPPNDYKKWSELIRAIITHFISRYGIEEVLMWPFEIWNEPNLVNFWKDANKEEYFKLYEVTAKAIKQVHSKIQVGGPAICGGADEWIVEFLQYCHEKNVPVDFVSRHAYTSKLPNKVTPDYYYQELAENEKMLNEFKKVREIIDASPFPYLPFHITEYNTSYSPINPVHDTPLNATYLARILSEGGDYVDSFSYWTFSDIFEERDVPKAQFHGGFGLIGINEVPKPTFHLFSFFNLLGEEQLYRDEETLVTRRKDGSVALVIWNLVMEKGESFQKEVTIDIPIVTGKVFIKRQTVDENHANPWKVWKEYGRPRFPSKQMVETFKQASMPLIRTSQEMSEDDKLTITITLTKNEISIIECMSIHDESDSYIGLDDSLIPSYS; this comes from the coding sequence ATGAAACATATTACAGTTGGAACAAGAAAAACAACTTTCAAGAAAAATTGGAAGTTTTGTGTAGGAACCGGACGTTTAGGCTTAGCGTTACAAAATGATTATTTAGACCACTTAAAATTAGTTCAAGAGAAAATTGGATTTCAATATATTAGAGGTCACGGACTGTTACATGATGATGTAGGAATATACAGGGAGATAGAGGTGAACGGTGAAAAAAAGCCCTTCTATAACTTCACTTATATTAACCGAATTTTCGATTCTTATTTACAGCTTGGGATCAAACCTTTTGTGGAAATTGGATTTATGCCTGAAAAGCTATCATCGAGTGAAGAAACTGTTTTTACGTGGAAGGGAAACATTTCACCACCTAATGATTATAAAAAATGGAGTGAATTAATTCGCGCTATTATCACACATTTTATATCTAGGTATGGTATTGAGGAAGTGTTAATGTGGCCTTTTGAAATATGGAATGAGCCAAATCTCGTGAATTTTTGGAAAGATGCAAACAAAGAGGAATACTTCAAGTTGTATGAAGTAACAGCAAAGGCGATTAAGCAAGTTCATTCTAAAATTCAAGTCGGGGGACCAGCTATATGTGGTGGAGCAGATGAGTGGATTGTTGAATTTCTACAGTACTGTCATGAGAAAAATGTCCCTGTAGATTTTGTATCCCGTCACGCCTATACTTCAAAGTTACCAAACAAAGTGACACCAGATTACTACTATCAGGAGCTTGCAGAAAATGAAAAAATGCTAAATGAATTTAAAAAGGTAAGAGAAATCATTGATGCTTCACCTTTTCCTTATTTGCCTTTCCATATTACAGAATATAACACTTCTTACAGTCCGATTAATCCGGTCCATGATACACCACTGAATGCAACTTATCTCGCTCGGATACTTAGTGAAGGTGGTGATTATGTTGACTCGTTTTCATATTGGACATTTAGTGATATCTTTGAGGAGCGTGATGTACCTAAAGCACAATTCCACGGAGGCTTTGGCTTAATTGGAATTAATGAAGTTCCGAAGCCAACGTTTCATCTCTTCTCTTTTTTTAATCTTCTTGGGGAAGAGCAATTGTACCGAGATGAAGAAACGTTGGTGACAAGAAGAAAAGACGGTTCTGTTGCACTTGTGATTTGGAATCTGGTTATGGAAAAAGGCGAGAGCTTTCAAAAAGAAGTAACAATTGACATCCCCATCGTTACTGGAAAGGTGTTTATAAAGCGACAAACCGTCGATGAGAATCATGCAAACCCATGGAAAGTTTGGAAGGAATATGGGCGCCCGCGGTTTCCGAGTAAACAGATGGTTGAAACGTTCAAGCAAGCCTCGATGCCGCTTATTAGAACGTCTCAGGAGATGAGTGAGGACGATAAACTAACCATTACAATCACACTAACGAAAAATGAAATATCAATTATAGAATGTATGTCGATCCATGATGAAAGTGATTCGTATATTGGTTTGGATGATTCCTTAATTCCTTCTTATTCATAA